A genomic window from Chanos chanos chromosome 14, fChaCha1.1, whole genome shotgun sequence includes:
- the htr2b gene encoding 5-hydroxytryptamine receptor 2B → MSQSEVSHLLPNATAPEEADGQLQWASLLILLVIIPTIVGNILVILAVSLERKLQNATNYFLMSLAVADLLVGLLVMPIALVTVLYNSDWPLPEYVCPIWLFLNVLFSTASIMHLCAISLDRYIAIKKPIQHSQYNSRTKAMAKIAMVWLISIGIAIPIPIKGLKNYHVPNNVTFNSNHTCLLTKESFRKFIVFGSLAAFFIPLAIMMIIYLLTIQVLRKKVHLLRSRVNPRFHRPTISTVFQREHPNSSSPEKLSMLDGIKRDRTLSTASVLMGEDIPIRRMSTIGKKSMQNLSNEQRASKVLGIVFLLFVVMWCPFFITNVTSALCETCDSNVVGRLMEIFEWIGYVSSGINPLVYTLFNKTFREAFTRYITCNFGGTKSPKPQRRNRTRTSFHSSMAENSNLFVKHGMRNGISPVNYPSPLRKRATPMQSSACVLLDTLLLTENEDYKPDEHVSYV, encoded by the exons ATGTCCCAGAGCGAGGTGTCCCACCTGCTGCCCAACGCCACGGCACCGGAGGAGGCTGACGGGCAGCTGCAGTGGGCCTCACTCCTCATCCTCTTGGTCATCATTCCCACCATCGTAGGAAACATACTGGTTATTCTGGCCGTGTCACTGGAGAGGAAGCTCCAGAACGCCACCAACTACTTCCTAATGTCCCTGGCCGTGGCTGACCTGTTGGTGGGGCTGCTGGTAATGCCCATCGCCTTGGTAACCGTGCTCTACA attcAGACTGGCCCCTCCCTGAGTACGTGTGTCCTATCTGGCTCTTCCTGAACGTGCTGTTCTCCACGGCGTCCATCATGCATTTGTGTGCCATCTCCCTCGACCGCTACATCGCAATCAAGAAACCCATCCAGCACAGCCAGTACAACTCCCGAACCAAAGCCATGGCGAAAATCGCCATGGTCTGGCTCATATCTATAG GTATTGCAATACCCATTCCCATTAAAGGTCTCAAAAACTACCATGTTCCAAACAACGTTACCTTCAACAGCAACCACACCTGTCTGCTGACGAAGGAAAGCTTCCGAAAGTTCATCGTTTTTGGATCTCTAGCAGCATTCTTCATTCCCCTCGCAATAATGATGATCATCTACCTGCTAACGATCCAGGTGTTACGGAAGAAGGTCCACCTGCTCAGGTCGAGAGTCAACCCACGTTTTCACAGGCCTACCATCTCCACAGTTTTCCAACGGGAACATCCAAACTCTTCTTCACCTGAGAAACTCTCCATGCTGGATGGGATAAAGAGGGACCGGACACTAAGCACAGCCAGTGTACTCATGGGGGAAGACATCCCTATCCGCAGGATGTCCACAATAGGAAAGAAGTCCATGCAGAACTTGAGCAATGAACAGCGAGCATCAAAGGTCTTAGGTATCGTATTCTTGTTGTTTGTGGTAATGTGGTGTCCGTTCTTCATTACTAACGTCACCTCAGCGCTCTGTGAGACTTGTGACAGTAATGTGGTAGGAAGACTGATGGAAATCTTTGAATGGATTGGTTATGTCTCATCGGGGATAAACCCTTTAGTGTACACACTTTTTAATAAGACTTTCCGTGAGGCGTTTACGCGCTACATCACATGCAACTTTGGAGGCACAAAGTCGCCAAAACCTCAGCGCAGGAATCGGACCAGAACATCTTTCCACTCGTCTATGGCTGAGAACTCCAACCTCTTTGTGAAACACGGGATGAGGAACGGAATCAGCCCTGTGAACTATCCAAGCCCCCTGCGCAAAAGAGCAACACCTATGCAGTCCTCTGCCTGTGTTCTGCTCGACACTCTACTCCTTACAGAGAACGAGGACTACAAACCAGATGAGCACGTCAGCTACGTGTAG